In the Ictalurus punctatus breed USDA103 chromosome 7, Coco_2.0, whole genome shotgun sequence genome, one interval contains:
- the sox32 gene encoding SRY-box transcription factor 32: MGSMQEMLEREQRCYAPTEQPEVPVSGPSSPASAESELSCSSPETKPTPETRVRRPLNAFIIWTKEERRRLAQLNPDLENTDLSKILGKTWKAMSLAEKRPYMQEAERLRVQHTIDHPNYKYRPRRRKTNKRAAKMPTNETNVAPNFHLSYMLQNQALQYPYTHSHTLANSYTHPYGPSFQHHPVPSQNGATISNGGVTFSDGAVLLNSSLACPQQSVYSAEAQLYYTSQHAVQQRGEQWDRRGSEVCACVLCSGGPSLEFYLEQVRVDMLDQLDRSEFDQYLYPVQPKDQHFQ, from the exons ATGGGCTCCATGCAAGAAATGCTGGAGCGCGAGCAGCGCTGTTACGCACCGACTGAGCAGCCCGAGGTTCCTGTCTCAGGGCCTTCAAGCCCGGCCTCGGCTGAGTCGGAGCTCAGCTGCTCCAGTCCGGAAACCAAACCGACACCGGAAACTCGCGTGAGGAGACCTCTGAACGCTTTCATCATTTGGACCAAAGAGGAACGCAGACGTCTTGCTCAGCTCAACCCAGATCTGGAAAACACCGACCTGAGTAAAATACTTG GTAAGACCTGGAAAGCCATGTCTCTGGCAGAGAAACGTCCGTACATGCAGGAGGCAGAAAGACTGAGGGTCCAACACACTATTGACCACCCCAACTACAAATACCGTCCCCGTCGGCGCAAGACCAACAAGCGTGCTGCCAAGATGCCCACGAACGAAACCAATGTCGCACCCAACTTCCACCTCAGCTATATGCTCCAGAACCAAGCTCTTCAAtatccatacacacactcacacacactagctaattcatacacacacccttATGGTCCCAGTTTCCAGCATCATCCAGTCCCATCACAGAATGGGGCAACAATTTCAAATGGAGGGGTAACGTTTTCAGATGGAGCAGTACTCCTGAACTCATCTTTAGCATGCCCGCAGCAGTCTGTGTACTCAGCAGAAGCCCAGCTATACTACACTTCCCAGCATGCAGTGCAGCAGAGAGGAGAGCAGTGGGACCGGCGGGGTTCAGAAGTGTGTGCTTGTGTTCTGTGCTCAGGTGGACCGTCACTAGAATTTTACCTGGAACAGGTACGAGTGGACATGCTTGACCAGCTGGATCGCAGTGAGTTTGACCAGTATCTATATCCTGTCCAGCCTAAAGACCAACATTTCCAGTGA